Proteins from a single region of Psilocybe cubensis strain MGC-MH-2018 chromosome 3, whole genome shotgun sequence:
- a CDS encoding Long-chain-fatty-acid--CoA ligase 2 has protein sequence MSSNSLYLLTSGLALRPADHFGRGSVEVTSPAPGNGEGAVRRLAVTSTQLLERPHPSVSTIPDVVAYAARTFGTKYNAVGWRDTIKVHEEIREVVSVVDGEEVKQQKTWKLLELSDYKFMNFIQFAESVSEVRNGLLRLGITKDDVVNVYSQTSVNWQLVSHACAAISTAIATAYDTLGVDGLTHSLNEPDCVAIFTNADLLPTLARVIPNTPKLEVVLYDGTASVAVLAQLQTARPDIKLMHLDELRDLGHSTDQQLITVLEERKPSPSTLACIMYTSGSTGPPKGVCITHANLVASISSVTIVFGPHVPAGDIYLAYLPLAHVLEYIVELCAMFVGVTSGYARPKTLTDAGVKGCRGDLIALKPQIMFGVPSVWETIRKGVIGKLNDGGALKKALFYGALNSRRRGTPVLSGLGERIVLSKVREATGGKLKFAMNGGAAISKETQEFLSVAIMPMMQGYGMTESCGMCTLLPPECIQFGTVGLPVPSIEIKLLDVPHLGYFSTNSPPQGEVCIRGPSVFKSYYKRPDLDADESIWAPDGWFRTGDVGTWNEDGTLSLIDRIKNLVKMPNGEYIALEKLESLYKSCDYVSNICVHVIPGATHPVAVLFPHEVNLRHALSLSHDPALDRLKGADLPTLCQDPYVQHIVLKACNEVGAKNGLKGSEVLCGVVLTPDEWTPETGLVSAAMKVKRAVIASTFAKEIEAQFSDLSASSIGFEIRFNE, from the exons ATGTCCTCGAATTCACTTTATTTGTTGACTTCTGGACTTGCTCTGCGGCCTGCAGACCACTTTGGACGAGGATCAGTGGAAGTTACAAGCCCCGCGCCCGGGAATGGAGAGGGCGCAGTCCGCCGGCTCGCTGTTACCTCTACACAGCTACTCGAGCGCCCCCATCCATCTGTTTCCACCATCCCTGACGTGGTAGCGTACGCTGCTCGTACGTTCGGCACGAAATACAACGCTGTGGGATGGCGCGATACGATCAAGGTACACGAAGAGATCCGCGAGGTCGTTAGCGTCGTCGACGGCGAGGAGGTCAAGCAGCAGAAAACATGGAAGCTGCTCGAGCTGAGCGACTACAAGTTCATGAATTTTATTCAGTTTGCAGAGTCGGTGAGCGAGGTGCGCAATGGGCTGCTGAGGCTTGGGATCACAAAGGACGACGTGGTCAATGTGTACTCGCAGACGAG TGTAAATTGGCAGCTTGTTTCTCATGCGTGTGCTGCTATTTCGACGGCTATAGCGACGGCCTATGACACTTTGGGTGTGGATGGTTTGACCCACTCATTGAACGAGCCGGACTGTGTTGCGATATTCACCAATGCTGACCTCCTACCAACTCTTGCCCGCGTTATCCCCAACACCCCGAAACTAGAAGTGGTACTGTATGATGGAACAGCCAGCGTTGCGGTCCTAGCTCAACTGCAAACCGCGCGGCCCGACATCAAACTAATGCATCTCGACGAGCTGCGCGATCTGGGGCACAGCACCGATCAACAACTCATCACGGTCCTCGAGGAGCGCAAGCCGTCACCATCGACGCTCGCGTGCATCATGTACACCAGCGGCTCGACGGGACCTCCAAAGGGTGTATGCATTACGCACGCCAACCTAGTCGCGTCCATCAGCTCCGTCACGATCGTCTTCGGGCCCCATGTCCCCGCGGGAGACATCTACCTCGCATACCTGCCGCTCGCGCACGTCCTGGAGTATATCGTTGAGCTGTGTGCGATGTTTGTTGGCGTGACGAGCGGGTATGCGAGACCGAAGACGCTGACGGATGCAGGCGTGAAAGGATGTAGGGGAGATTTGATAGCGCTGAAGCCGCAGATTATGTTTGGGGTGCCTAGTGTTTGGGAGACGATCAGAAAGGGTGTGATAGGAAAGTTGAACGATGGTGGTGCGCTTAAAAAGGCGCTGTTCTACGGTGCTCTGAActcgaggaggaggggtacACCAGTACTTTCTGGACTAGGTGAGCGAATTGTGTTGAGCAAAGTCAGGGAGGCTACTGGAGGCAAGTTGAAGTTTGCAATGAACGGGGGCGCAGCAATAAGTAAAGAAACTCAAGAATTCTTGAGTGTTGCGATAATGCCCATGATGCAAG GCTATGGGATGACGGAGTCTTGTGGAATGTGCACGCTTCTCCCACCCGAGTGCATCCAGTTTGGCACAGTTGGTCTCCCCGTGCCTTCAATTGAAATTAAACTTCTCGATGTTCCTCACCTGGGATATTTCTCCACAAATTCACCGCCTCAAGGAGAGGTCTGCATCCGCGGTCCTTCTGTTTTCAAGAGTTATTATAAACGCCCCGACCTTGATGCCGACGAGAGTATTTGGGCGCCAGACGGTTGGTTTAGGACAGGTGATGTAGGGACCTGGAATGAGGATGGGACTTTGAGCTTGATAGACAG AATAAAAAATCTCGTCAAGATGCCAAATGGAGAG TACATCGCCCTAGAGAAATTAGAATCGTTATACAAATCCTGCGACTACGTCTCCAATATCTGCGTACACGTCATTCCAGGAGCCACGCACCCTGTAGCTGTACTATTCCCCCACGAAGTTAACCTCCGACATGCACTCTCGCTATCTCATGATCCTGCATTAGACCGTCTCAAGGGCGCGGACCTTCCCACTCTGTGCCAAGATCCTTATGTCCAACACATCGTCTTGAAAGCCTGTAACGAAGTTGGTGCAAAGAACGGATTGAAAGGGTCAGAAGTTCTATGTGGAGTGGTGTTGACTCCCGACGAATGGACGCCCGAGACTGGGCTGGTTAGTGCCGCCATGAAGGTAAAGAGAGCGGTCATTGCAAGTACCTTTGCAAAGGAGATTGAG GCTCAATTCTCAGATTTAAGCGC
- a CDS encoding DNA repair protein rhp7: MSRNNVRGPTSALTEFLRASGITPSTIASRAATRNQQRAEEQPVAGPSRAANVEEAEPETTERRRRPRRRASGYASDELDEPEGEAVDEDAMDVDEEEEKPTPAKKRKLTKAAEAKLKAKEKKKRGKKDDDEDYEDDEEEDAYTALSRNMMKNAASKPPIGSFEKCAVCGKQFTVTKYTMASGSGGGFLCHNCAKAGGNDPFKKPAVPKKRKAPADKRTVTNFEEKRFPTLVSLCIQLITKHINDIDALGDIGSMNVEAISKALSKNRSLTQENVHLFYNPANASLALFDATNLPSPALETLAYHNANLVSLRLDFCGHLDDTAFKVFSTSLPALKRIELLGPFLVRSPAWQEFFKSHPILEGFLITQSPRFDDECIKALVKNCPDITDLRLKEVGKLDDSFLDQIKLFKRGLSYLDLSDPSHSCSEKAMIALIRAVGKTLTHLNVSNHTDLGDQFLAKGLLPHVKTLESLVLSHLPELTDSGVSEFFENWTRNNPLTSMDISRNETLTGISLNSILNHSGDGLLELNINGLKDVEEEALRKIGPTCPALRKLNVGFCRCVDDFVIKAWLEGEVDKGVGSGFCSRLEELKVWGCNKVTLSCPKKKGVSIFGVEFHRAR, translated from the exons atgagCCGCAACAATGTCCGTGGGCCAACCTCTGCGTTGACAGAGTTCCTGAGG GCATCTGGCATAACACCGTCAACCATCGCCAGCAGGGCAGCAACGAGGAACCAGCAACGCGCAGAGGAACAGCCGGTTGCAGGGCCTAGTCGTGCAGCCAATGTAGAGGAGGCCGAACCCGAGACTACCgagaggcggaggaggccaCGTCGGAGG GCATCAGGGTACGCATCGGATGAGCTAGACGAACCTGAAGGAGAAGCAGTAGACGAAGAcgcgatggatgtggatgaagaagaagagaaaccTACACCCGCAAAGAAACGCAAACTCACAAAGGCTGCCGAGGCCAAGCTGAaagccaaagaaaaaaagaagcggGGTAAAAaggacgatgacgaagattatgaagacgatgaagaggaagatgcgTACACAGCGCTGTCTAGGAACATGATGAAAAACGCTGCTTCGAAACCACCCATTGGCAGCTTTGAGAAATGTGCTGTTTGTGGAAAGCAATTCACAGTG ACAAAGTACACTATGGCTTCTGGCTCTGGGGGCGGATTTCTTTGCCATAATTGTGCAAAGGCTGGCGGAAACGACCCATTCAAGAAACCTGCGGTGccgaagaaaagaaaggcacCGGCAGACAAGAGGACCGTTACAAACTTTGAAGAAAAGCGATTCCCAACATTGGTGTCGCTCTGTATTCAG CTCATCACGAAACATATCAACGACATTGATGCTCTTGGCGACATCGGTTCAATGAATGTCGAAGCAATTTCAAAGGCACTGTCGAAAAACAGATCATT GACCCAAGAAAACGTCCATCTGTTCTACAATCCTGCAAATGCATCTCTAGCCCTCTTCGATGCGACAA ATCTACCTTCTCCCGCTCTTGAAACCCTCGCGTATCATAATGCAAACCTTGTTTCATTACGTCTTGATTTCTGCGGCCATCTTGATGATACCGCTTTCAAGGTATTCAGTACCTCTCTTCCGGCATTGAAGCGTATAGAACTGCTCGGTCCCTTCCTTGTTCGTTCCCCTGCATGGCAAGAGTTCTTCAAGTCGCACCCCATCCTCGAAGGCTTTCTCATCACCCAAAGCCCAAGATTTGACGATGAATGTATCAAAGCACTCGTCAAGAACTGTCCTGACATCACAGACCTGCGTCTGAAAGAAGTGGGAAAACTAGACGACTCATTCCTGGACCAAATCAAGCTCTTCAAACGCGGACTCAGCTACTTGGATTTATCGGACCCAAGTCACTCGTGCAGCGAGAAAGCGATGATTGCGTTGATTCGTGCTGTTGGGAAGACGCTGACCCATCTCAACGTCTCTAATCACACCGATCTCGGTGACCAGTTCCTTGCCAAAGGGCTTCTTCCTCATGTCAAAACTTTGGAGAGTTTGGTGCTGTCTCACCTCCCTGAGTTGACCGACTCTGGGGTGTCCGagttctttgaaaattggaCTAGAAACAATCCTCTCACTTCGATGGATATATCTCGCAACGAGACTCTTACTGGAATTTCACTGAATAGCATTCTCAATCACTCTGGGGATGGCTTGTTGGAGCTAAATATCAACGGGTTGAAGGACGTGGAAGAAGAGGCATTGAGGAAGATCGGACCGACGTGCCCTGCTCTGAGGAAACTCAACGTCGGCTTCTGTCGATGTGTGGACGACTTTGTCATAAAGGCGTGGTTGGAGGGTGAGGTCGACAAGGGTGTCGGCAGTGGATTTTGCAGTCGTTTGGAGGAGCTCAAGGTTTGGGGATGTAATAAAGTCACTCTTTCGTGTCCTAAAAAG AAGGGCGTGTCCATCTTTGGTGTGGAGTTCCACAGAGCACGTTGA
- a CDS encoding hypothetical protein (Uncharacterized protein AN7484) has product MCYHDDILIGHNGGNSGGTLYDDQIKPKALGLREVANPLSRPSSKSLFIPPNQLGTPSNTMPESTHVPKLRLHHGSSAMAIAQLEATECAKKLSYEPVTIHAHPGTDLWRKPPHTDIDNAPICLISAPIDLHKFHTARVTVSANWSSLYDQGGLALFIPDEDLTKWVKTGIEYVWGKPFVGTVATSRWSDWSLVPLPESAGGKITIQVERETKGNDRVESLWVYLVNDETGEKLGIREITWFFRHDVEGDEAVQEDTGRTLLVGVYAARPKVPEGEGREHEELEVKLEGFEVTLFDD; this is encoded by the coding sequence ATGTGTTATCACGATGATATACTAATAGGTCACAATGGCGGGAATTCGGGGGGTACCTTGTATGACGATCAGATCAAGCCAAAAGCTTTGGGATTGCGTGAGGTTGCCAATCCTTTATCAAGGCCATCTTCCAAGTCATTGTTCATTCCCCCAAACCAACTTGGAACACCATCCAACACAATGCCCGAAAGCACACACGTACCCAAGCTACGACTCCACCATGGCTCCTCTGCAATGGCCATCGCTCAATTAGAAGCGACAGAATGCGCCAAAAAGTTGTCATACGAGCCTGTCACAATCCATGCTCATCCTGGTACCGACCTTTGGCGTAAACCACCTCACACAGACATCGACAACGCCCCTATCTGTCTAATTTCAGCCCCTATCGACCTACACAAGTTCCACACCGCGCGTGTCACCGTCAGCGCCAACTGGAGCTCTCTCTACGACCAGGGAGGGCTTGCTTTGTTCATTCCTGATGAAGATCTTACCAAGTGGGTCAAAACCGGCATCGAGTACGTCTGGGGGAAACCCTTCGTGGGCACCGTCGCCACGAGCCGATGGAGCGATTGGTCGCTCGTGCCTCTCCCTGAGAGCGCTGGAGGAAAAATCACCATCCAGGTTGAACGCGAGACGAAGGGCAACGATAGAGTCGAGAGCTTGTGGGTGTACCTTGTCAACGATGAAACCGGGGAGAAATTGGGTATCAGGGAAATTACGTGGTTCTTCAGACACGATGTCGAGGGAGATGAGGCCGTCCAAGAGGATACGGGTAGAACGCTGCTCGTTGGTGTTTATGCTGCCCGACCCAAGGTACCTGAAGGAGAGGGGCGCGAGCATGAGGAATTGGAGGTCAAGCTTGAAGGGTTTGAAGTTACTCTATTCGACGACTAA
- a CDS encoding putative N-acetyltransferase YjgM: MSKSSSNPLQAPAKGRICIRPYRDSDSEPIRALFVDAFGTGKGSILRAALKGQLADKLSMCLYTIGSISLCSQAIHLSTRYSSHKDQDNYNVLIYLGQAMLLAALATLLNRAYKVYLAVMKFIQLGLDGDMLDIGEHYCWRSLQFDNSDSSKENERRKNGYWVAELIQEDGSSIIVGGTGIDVTTTRNEPSSAELRRMVVSPLCRRRGVGAQLIEVALNHARKHNIPSVYINTSVHQHSALSLYEKYGWVRLKDFWYLGSMHVTTLKLDLKNSGT; the protein is encoded by the exons ATGAGCAAGAGTAGCTCAAACCCACTTCAGGCGCCGGCCAAGGGTCGGATTTGTATTCGTCCGTATAGGGATTCAGATAGTGAACCTATCCGAGCCCTCTTCGTAGATGCCTTTGGTACTGGAA AGGGATCGATCTTACGCGCcgcattgaaaggccaacTAGCAGACAAACTTTCTATGTGTCTGTACACCATTGGTTCAATCTCACTCTGCTCTCAGGCTATACACCTGTCGACGCGATATTCCTCCCACAAAGACCAGGATAACTACAATGTCCTGATATATCTTGGGCAGGCAATGCTGCTTGCAGCCTTAGCGACGTTGTTGAACAGAGCATATAAAGTCTACTTGGCTGTGATGAAATTTATCCAGCTGGGGTTGGATGGAGACATGCTTGACATTGGCGAACACTACTGTTGGCGCTCCCTTCAATTTGATAATTCTGATTCCTCCAAAGAAAACGAGAGGAGGAAAAACGGATATTGGGTCGCAGAACTGATACAAGAAGATGGGTCATCAATTATTGTTGGAGGAACCGGAATAG ACGTAACTACGACTCGCAATGAGCCATCAAGCGCTGAGCTCCGGCGCATGGTCGTGTCTCCGCTCTGCCGTCGGCGAGGAGTAGGCGCCCAATTAATTGAAGTGGCGCTCAATCACGCCAGAAAGCATAATATTCCAAGCGTATATATCAACACTTCAGTTCACCAACACAGCGCACTCTCATTGTATGAGAAGTATGGGTGGGTACGGCTGAAGGACTTTTGGTACCTTGGCAGTATGCATGTCACGACATTAAAGTTGGACCTTAAAAATTCTGGCACCTGA